One part of the Glycine soja cultivar W05 chromosome 11, ASM419377v2, whole genome shotgun sequence genome encodes these proteins:
- the LOC114375002 gene encoding BON1-associated protein 2-like has product MSRTVEMTILSAENLQMNRKSIRGSTFVTVQSDASSDDTSAATKVDLEGGSYPSWNEKVVMDVPLHARFITVEVKCKTSSSGSNSVGVAQIPVSDFIGGYMPENQLHFLSYRLWDGKVRRNGVINISVRVKVAEHSSCNLNSMSLSAVTGVPVAGDGSSGVVTGIPAVWVNYQRNH; this is encoded by the coding sequence ATGTCAAGAACTGTAGAGATGACGATTCTGTCAGCAGAAAACCTCCAAATGAATAGAAAATCCATTAGAGGGAGTACATTTGTGACGGTTCAATCCGACGCTAGTAGCGATGACACAAGTGCTGCCACGAAAGTGGATTTAGAGGGTGGAAGTTACCCTTCGTGGAATGAGAAAGTTGTGATGGACGTGCCATTGCATGCAAGGTTCATAACCGTTGAAGTGAAGTGCAAAACGTCTTCATCAGGGTCTAACAGTGTTGGCGTGGCACAAATACCGGTTTCTGATTTCATTGGAGGCTATATGCCCGAAAATCAATTGCATTTCTTGAGCTATAGGTTGTGGGACGGTAAAGTTAGGAGAAATGGGGTTATAAACATTTCGGTGAGGGTGAAAGTGGCAGAACATTCTTCTTGTAATTTGAATTCTATGTCATTGTCTGCGGTAACCGGGGTGCCGGTGGCCGGTGATGGCTCCTCTGGAGTTGTCACAGGGATTCCAGCTGTTTGGGTAAACTACCAAAGAAATCATTGA